Proteins encoded by one window of Myripristis murdjan chromosome 1, fMyrMur1.1, whole genome shotgun sequence:
- the znf330 gene encoding zinc finger protein 330: protein MPKKKTGARKKAENRKEREKQSRANRDQVDLAKHPCNSSMECDKCQRRQKNRAFCYFCGSVQKLPMCAQCGKTKCMKASDCVIKHPGIHTTGMAMVGAVCDFCEAWVCHGRKCLSTHACACPLSDSDCIECERSVWDHGGRIFRCSFCQNFLCEDDQFEHQASCQVLEAETFKCVSCNRLGQHSCLRCKTCYCDDHVRSKVFKHEKGKAPPCPKCGHETQETKDLSMSTRTVKFGRQSGADEESYGYGASGYDSYWKNAASRGGDDDEDEEEDDEEEEEEEEEDDEEEEEEEEEGEEEMAADSLAGLKLDGTPA, encoded by the exons ATGCCCAAAAAGAAAACCGGTGCCCGGAAAAAGGCTGAGAACCGCAAAGAGCGAGAGAAACAGAGTCGAGCCAACCGGGACCAGGTGGATCTGGCCAAACACCCCTGCAACTCCTCCATG GAATGTGACAAATGTCAGAG GAGACAGAAGAACAGGGCTTTCTGCTACTTCTGTGGCTCCGTGCAGAAGCTGCCCATGTGCGCTCAGTGTG GCAAAACGAAATGCATGAAGGCGTCAGACTGTGTGATCAAACATCCCGGGATCCACACCACGGGAATGGCCATGGTG GGTGCAGTGTGTGACTTCTGTGAAGCCTGGGTGTGCCATGGCAGGAAGTGCCTGAGCACCCATGCGTGTGCGTGCCCTCTGTCTGACTCGGACTGCATCGAGTGTGAGCGCAGCGTCTGGGACCATG GGGGGCGAATCTTCCGCTGTTCCTTCTGCCAGAACTTCTTGTGTGAGGATGATCAGTTTGAGCACCAGGCCAGCTGCCAAGTCCTTGAGGCggaaacattcaaat GTGTTTCCTGTAACAGACTGGGACAGCACTCCTGCCTGCGCTGTAAG ACTTGTTACTGTGACGACCATGTCAGGAGTAAAGTTTTCAAGCATGAGAAGGGCAAAGCACCACCGTGTCCCAAGTGTGGCCATGAGACCCAGGAGACCAAAGACCTCAGCATGTCCA CTCGCACGGTGAAATTCGGCCGGCAGAGTGGAGCTGATGAGGAGAGTTACGGCTACGGAGCATCGGGGTACGACTCCTACTGGAAGAACGCAGcatccagaggtggagatgacgatgaggatgaggaggaagatgatgaggaggaggaggaagaggaagaggaggatgatgaggaggaagaggaggaggaagaagaaggtgaAGAAGAAATGGCTGCTGACTCCTTGGCTGGTTTGAAATTAGACGGGACTCCTGCCTGA